GGACGTGCCCAAAGAAAACGTACTGATTCGCAGAGATCCGGCCAGGCCTCGGATGACCGTGACGGGATTCTTTGGGTCTGTGCAGAATTGCAGCAACACCGGTGAGAAGGCATCCCTCTTACTTTCCAGCTGCAGAacacataaaaacaataaaattaggGTTAAGAACAGACTGTCATTCAGTCAGATAGAAATTGTCAATTCTCTTACATAAATACTGGGTGTAGGAGGGTTAAGTTTCTCCCTTGGAAAGGACTCCTCCGACGTCATGATTGGCTTAACAGAGAGGGCCGACAGCAAGAAAGATTCCCTGAACTTGCCTTTCACTCGAGCCCCCCTGAGACAAAATGCAGATGAGCATTTTTACAAGGAGTTTCGCACGAGCGTCGCTGGTACGCGGCCTACTCACTTGCAAGATCGGATAACTTCAGCGGCAGTGTTCTGGATGCTGATCTCTTCCAGGGGAATCCTCTTGTCCTCCACCTCAGAGGCGATGAAAGTTTCCCGGTCACCACTTTCCACTTTGATCAGTCGGATCTTGAGCTCCTTGTGGGGCCCGTCCGAAAGCGCCTTTAGCTTCAGCAGGTCGCTGGAATCCAGCCAAGAGCCCGACTGGTCACCTTTCTTGGACTTCCGCTCGCCCCCCGATGTTGCACCAGACGCATCCTTCCGCTTCTTTTTCTCAGAGTCGTGATGACCGCGGCTCTTTCCTTCCTTGCTCTGGAGGTTGAGGTCGCATAGGATCCGCCGGTCGTTCTTGTGGCTCTTACCCTCCTTGTGCCGCTTGTGGCTGCTGCTGGAGTGCGAAGACGAGGAAGAGGACGATAAAGCAGACTCGTCCCTCTTGTCTCTGTGCTTCCTCTTCTCTTTTGTGTCCTCCTGTTTGTGACCGTGCTTCCGCTTCTTGTCTTTGTCCCTCTCTCTGTCCCTGTGGCGCTCCTTGGCTTTCTCCGGCTGGCTTCTTTCCTCGGTGTGGCGCGTCGATTTTTCCGGCCCGTGAGCTCGCGACAACTCAAAGGTGTCGGCAAGCTCGACCAGCGAGGACTCAGAGATGGTGGTCAAACGATGCTCCTCCTTGACAGTTCGGTACAGAGTCACGGGCGGCGGGTTCTCGTTTTGCGCGATCTTTCCCGCTGTGATCAGTTCATCAGCGGGCTCCACCTTTATCTTCTCATCTTCCAGAGGACGGGGCGGCGAGGACTTTGGAGGGCAGACAGCCGGACTTAAAGGAGCAACGGCAGAATCGGATGTAGGTGAACTGCTGCGCTGCTGGCGGCATATGTCGGGCCCAAGCGACAGGGACGAGGCGTACTTGACTCCTAGCAGAGCTGACGGCGGGGGTCTCCCAAAAGGTCCGCCTCTATACGCGTACTTCTGGCCTTCCAGGACCGTGGCCAGAGACTTGAACATGTTGCTGACACCCGTTTGGTGGAGGTGGGGTCTTTGAGGTGGTGGGGAACAAGAGGGAGTCTCGGAGTCATCCTCTTCCTCATCCTCGTCCGCCTCGCTCTTAGCCTGCTCGGGAAGACCGTAAAGTTTGGCCAGGTCGCTGTGGCGATAGGTGCTGCTCCCGACTCCTCTGCTTTGGGGAGAGGTTTTAAGATAATCCTCCTCAACCTCCTCCACGTCCTCCACCTCCTGTTCTACCTCCTCATTGAGTGAAGACGTCCGACTGCAAGGGGATGCCAGTGAGCCTTGGCGGCTGAGCACAGGCGGGCTTGCGTGAGGATTGGCTCTAAAGTCTTCCTGATTTGGCTGACGCTTGAGTGCCGGGAGGAGGTCGGGGGCACACGGGTAACTCTTGACGGGCAGGACGTTTGGCGCAAACGTATCCAGGAGACCCTCGCTGTACATCTCTTCCTCCTTTTTGATGGACTCATCCAGCATGGCCATGATGTTGGCCAGCCCGTCAGGGAGCAGAGTGGACAACTCCGCAGGCTCTTCCTCAAATGGGGAAGTGTCTGATCTCACAGGCGCGGGGGGGTCCGGCGGGTTCTCTCTAGGAAACGCCTGGTAGAGTTTGGGGGGCTCTCGGCGCGTGGGCAGAGTGTCTTTGGACTGTTTGGGTGCGACCTGCATGGCGGGGGGCTTGCCAGAGTAGATAAGCTGGTGCTGGTTCTTCCCTGAGATATCTTGGCCAGCAGGAGCTTTAGCCCACATCTCACGCTGCCTCTGCTTCTCACGGGCATAGTCCGTCTGCGGTGTCAGCGGAGGTGGTCGAAGCTTTTCCGGGTGGGTGGCGTTGAGGGGCGCCTGGCCACAAGCGCCCCCGCGGCTCAGCCACGGGTAGGGAGGCGAGGCCCTCGAGGAGGCAGGGGCGGGAGGAGTGCGGGTCGATGCATTTGCGGGCGTGCTGCCGCACAGAAGTCTTTCCAGACTTTCCATGGCAGTCTGCTCCTGAGTCTTTTTACGCCTAGCTTCCTCCTCCCTCCTCTTTTTCTCCTGTTCTTCTTCTCTGGCTATCCTCTCCTCTTCCTCTTCTCTCCTCTTTTTCTCTTCCATTTGCCTTTGCCACTCCCTCCGCTTCCGTTCCCGCTCTTGCTTCTCCCACTCCTTTTTCTTCCGCTCCTCCTCCTCCGCCTGCAGCTTCTCCGCTTCCTTCCTCTTCCTCTCTTGCTCCTGCCGCTCCCACTCTATTCTTCGCTGGCGCTCCTCCTCCTCCCGTTTCTCCATCTCTCTCTTCTTCCTCTCTTCATCCTTTTCCCGTTCTCTCCTTTTCCTCTCCTCCTCTTGCTGCTGCTTTTGCTTCATCTCCATCTCTTTCTTGCGCCGGTCTTCTTCCTTTCTGTCAATTCTCTTCTTCTCCTCGGCACGCACGTGCCCCTCGAGCTCTGCGTCGAGCTTGTCCAGAGCCTCCTCAATCGACTGGGAGTTCGGAGCGGGGCCCGGATGAATACGCTGATGATAGTACACCTGTGAGGACACCTGCCCATGGCTGGAAGATGGAAAGTACACGGGAGGAGAACTGGAAAGAGATTTTAACACATTGCTCGTAATGACACTGTCCCCTGTTTTGGGGAGCCCTGAGGAGAACAAAGATGAGGACGTACAACACGCAGGAGCTTGTGCCACTTGAGATTGAGGGTAATAGGAGGTATTCCCATGACGGGCTTTGGGGTGACCGTGCTCTTCAAGTCTTTCTCGTATATCATGAGGAGGCTGGCCAGCATTCGCCTGAGGGCGAGGAGGACATCCGTGGGGACCTACGACAACGCTTTGGGGTGT
This sequence is a window from Corythoichthys intestinalis isolate RoL2023-P3 chromosome 13, ASM3026506v1, whole genome shotgun sequence. Protein-coding genes within it:
- the kdm6ba gene encoding lysine-specific demethylase 6B; translated protein: MHHAVEQFGGRGTRDSFSQDGLHRGPWAPVGGRAWQPPGRGLPGVNQHQLLPHLPPGPIHGLNQPNKFFNNGPIRGGEKLDLPQPMLPSLPREQLRPLPHHPLHHLHPHRAWEQLGQLYESHHPPIGHPGAAPPEPSLRLHNGGYGGSGGAPPNPHLPTSRPNPPVKFGGPQEHQAHRGSPLLGDDMWAQVHQQRGHTAKMSASQLKRPRPPHGGPSVIQHTPVPSSHQSTRPSAEDWPSPSKRKKSSDQVSHPGQQQRMPGLVQASPSQPYHSKPAFWNPFHKDNDTWQPQSCDRKNPQPLEFQGRTEAHKQALGSYSQKMPSATPSTVSPPLNSLPPTYNQGCGPHLQRDCFQPQAVKQQSPHCSPTSKLGPAPPCQATEQHCHRGPLAGTPTPSRGDREPHRYAQSSPAKPPASSNSSVPYSHVQPHPGLGTRCPPAPPPPPTSATSVPQQSGSYDVWRFQSRPGSQTLVPGISRPPGLIPHHQQSHSRGPDSQHQPPVSPPPVSSTRTPVITPNRSSCSISGHYNTNGSDGSCQVSDTHGNRQRSREPTPQSVVVGPHGCPPRPQANAGQPPHDIRERLEEHGHPKARHGNTSYYPQSQVAQAPACCTSSSLFSSGLPKTGDSVITSNVLKSLSSSPPVYFPSSSHGQVSSQVYYHQRIHPGPAPNSQSIEEALDKLDAELEGHVRAEEKKRIDRKEEDRRKKEMEMKQKQQQEEERKRREREKDEERKKREMEKREEEERQRRIEWERQEQERKRKEAEKLQAEEEERKKKEWEKQERERKRREWQRQMEEKKRREEEEERIAREEEQEKKRREEEARRKKTQEQTAMESLERLLCGSTPANASTRTPPAPASSRASPPYPWLSRGGACGQAPLNATHPEKLRPPPLTPQTDYAREKQRQREMWAKAPAGQDISGKNQHQLIYSGKPPAMQVAPKQSKDTLPTRREPPKLYQAFPRENPPDPPAPVRSDTSPFEEEPAELSTLLPDGLANIMAMLDESIKKEEEMYSEGLLDTFAPNVLPVKSYPCAPDLLPALKRQPNQEDFRANPHASPPVLSRQGSLASPCSRTSSLNEEVEQEVEDVEEVEEDYLKTSPQSRGVGSSTYRHSDLAKLYGLPEQAKSEADEDEEEDDSETPSCSPPPQRPHLHQTGVSNMFKSLATVLEGQKYAYRGGPFGRPPPSALLGVKYASSLSLGPDICRQQRSSSPTSDSAVAPLSPAVCPPKSSPPRPLEDEKIKVEPADELITAGKIAQNENPPPVTLYRTVKEEHRLTTISESSLVELADTFELSRAHGPEKSTRHTEERSQPEKAKERHRDRERDKDKKRKHGHKQEDTKEKRKHRDKRDESALSSSSSSSHSSSSHKRHKEGKSHKNDRRILCDLNLQSKEGKSRGHHDSEKKKRKDASGATSGGERKSKKGDQSGSWLDSSDLLKLKALSDGPHKELKIRLIKVESGDRETFIASEVEDKRIPLEEISIQNTAAEVIRSCKGARVKGKFRESFLLSALSVKPIMTSEESFPREKLNPPTPSIYLESKRDAFSPVLLQFCTDPKNPVTVIRGLAGSLRINLGLFSTKSLVEANAEQAVEVRTQVQQPADENWDPSGTGQTWPCESSRSHTTIAKYAQYQASSFQESLQEDKGSDEEEEDDDDDDEEEGDKKPSDNSDTQSKDSNAKENCCSDQKPVGKIIKFGTNIDLSHPKRWKPQLQELNKLPAFMRVESSGNMLSHVGHTILGMNTVQLYMKVPGSRTPGHQENNNFCSVNINIGPGDCEWFSVHENYWQAINDFCEKHGVDYLTGSWWPVLEDLYNANIPVYRFIQRPGDLVWINAGTVHWVQAVGWCNNIAWNVGPLNAYQYQLALERFEWNEVKKVKSIVPMIHVSWNVARTLKITDSDTYKMIRHCLLQSMKRIQILRDQLVAEGKKISYQGRVKDEPAYYCNECDVEVFNLLFVTSESSSRKTYVVHCEDCARALGPNLSSVVVLEQYSMEELMSTYDSFSLASASSSSSSSR